A single region of the Selenomonas sp. oral taxon 920 genome encodes:
- a CDS encoding dihydroorotase, whose translation MSALILKGGRVIDPAAQRDEICDVLIENGVIRQVGKDLNADGAEIYDASGKIVTPGFIDMHTHLREPGQEAKEDFASGSRAGAAGGYTTIATMPNTRPVVDDAALVTSLIKRAEDVAVIHIRIIGAVTKNQEGKELAELGDMVEAGAVAFSDDGHYDPSAKVLLSAYDYLIPFDKAIINHEEDTSLVEDGAMNEGHRSAMLGIKGRPIVAEDIAVARDIMLAEYAGAHVHVAHISSGRAVQLVREAKVRGVRATTEVTPHHLTLTDECVDPRDSSTKVNPPLRTARDVEAMVAGLLDGTIEMIVTDHSPHAPEEKDREYIYAPSGFPGLETALGVLMTDLVHTGKVPLATLIERMSYGPARVFKLNAGTLGEGAPADITVIDPELQWTVDVNKFYTRGRHSPFNGRQLKGKAVLTVVDGKIVMKDGVIVV comes from the coding sequence ATGAGCGCATTGATTTTGAAGGGCGGTCGGGTGATTGACCCCGCCGCACAGCGAGATGAAATCTGTGATGTCCTCATTGAGAACGGTGTCATCCGTCAGGTAGGAAAAGATCTGAATGCAGACGGTGCCGAGATCTATGATGCCTCCGGAAAAATTGTCACTCCGGGGTTCATCGATATGCATACGCATCTCCGTGAGCCGGGGCAGGAGGCGAAGGAGGACTTTGCCTCCGGTTCGCGCGCAGGTGCAGCGGGTGGCTATACGACGATTGCAACGATGCCGAACACGCGTCCCGTGGTGGATGATGCGGCGCTTGTCACGAGCCTCATCAAACGCGCGGAGGACGTTGCCGTCATTCACATCCGCATCATCGGCGCGGTGACGAAGAATCAGGAGGGCAAGGAGCTCGCCGAGCTCGGTGACATGGTCGAAGCAGGTGCGGTTGCGTTCTCGGACGACGGTCATTATGATCCGTCGGCAAAGGTACTGCTCAGTGCCTACGACTACCTCATTCCGTTCGACAAGGCGATCATCAATCACGAGGAAGACACCTCCCTCGTTGAGGACGGTGCGATGAACGAGGGACATCGCAGTGCGATGCTCGGTATCAAGGGGCGTCCGATCGTGGCGGAGGACATTGCGGTTGCACGCGACATTATGCTCGCGGAGTACGCGGGCGCACATGTGCACGTCGCGCACATCAGCTCTGGGCGTGCCGTGCAGCTTGTCCGTGAGGCAAAGGTGCGCGGTGTGCGTGCGACAACGGAGGTCACACCGCATCATCTGACACTGACGGACGAATGTGTCGACCCACGCGACAGCTCGACAAAGGTAAATCCGCCGCTGCGCACGGCAAGGGATGTCGAGGCGATGGTTGCAGGGCTGCTCGACGGAACAATCGAGATGATCGTCACCGACCACTCGCCGCACGCACCCGAGGAGAAGGATCGTGAGTATATCTACGCCCCGAGTGGCTTCCCGGGACTTGAGACGGCACTCGGCGTGCTGATGACTGACCTCGTTCACACGGGCAAAGTCCCGCTCGCGACTCTGATCGAGCGAATGTCCTACGGTCCTGCGCGCGTGTTCAAGCTGAATGCGGGCACACTCGGTGAGGGTGCACCCGCCGATATCACGGTGATCGACCCCGAACTGCAATGGACGGTTGATGTGAACAAGTTCTATACGCGGGGCAGACATTCCCCGTTCAACGGACGGCAGCTCAAGGGGAAAGCGGTGCTTACCGTGGTCGATGGCAAAATTGTTATGAAGGATGGGGTCATAGTAGTATGA
- a CDS encoding aspartate carbamoyltransferase catalytic subunit: MHMSQELSLKGRDVLALEDFSAEEIRLVLNTAREMKNIVGRDIKKVPALRGKAIVTLFYEPSTRTRTSFELAGKYLGADVVNITASASSVVKGESLRDTLYTIEAMGTDAIVMRHKAEGAAAYAADAVSPVIINAGDGAHAHPSQGLLNLYTIEENKGKLAGLKVAILGDVLHSRVARSDIQGMRKMGMDVHIAGPRPLLPRFLHEEEGITIHDRIEDAVEGADVIEVLRIQLERMKGGLFPSTREYARIYGLNEERLALANNALVLHPGPMNKGWEISESVAYGVQSRIQEEVKNGVAIRMALFTLVLMGGKA, translated from the coding sequence ATGCACATGAGTCAGGAGTTATCACTCAAGGGACGGGATGTTCTTGCGCTCGAAGATTTTTCGGCGGAGGAGATTCGTCTCGTTCTGAACACGGCACGCGAGATGAAGAACATTGTCGGCCGCGACATCAAGAAGGTGCCGGCACTCAGGGGAAAGGCGATCGTCACGCTGTTCTACGAGCCGAGCACGCGCACTCGTACGTCATTTGAGCTCGCAGGAAAGTACCTCGGCGCAGATGTCGTGAACATCACGGCAAGTGCGTCCAGTGTCGTGAAGGGGGAGAGCCTGCGCGACACGCTCTATACGATTGAGGCGATGGGTACGGACGCGATCGTCATGCGCCACAAGGCGGAGGGAGCTGCCGCATACGCTGCTGACGCTGTTTCTCCCGTGATTATCAATGCGGGCGACGGCGCACATGCACATCCCTCGCAGGGGCTTCTCAATCTCTATACCATCGAGGAGAACAAGGGGAAGCTTGCGGGACTGAAGGTCGCCATTCTCGGAGACGTGCTGCACAGCCGCGTCGCTCGCTCGGATATACAGGGCATGCGCAAGATGGGCATGGACGTGCATATCGCGGGGCCGCGTCCTCTCCTGCCTCGTTTTCTCCATGAGGAGGAAGGCATCACCATCCACGACCGCATCGAGGATGCGGTGGAGGGGGCAGATGTGATCGAGGTGCTGCGCATTCAGCTCGAACGTATGAAGGGCGGGCTGTTTCCGTCGACGCGCGAGTATGCGCGCATCTACGGGCTGAACGAGGAGCGTCTGGCACTTGCGAACAACGCACTCGTGCTTCATCCGGGTCCCATGAACAAGGGCTGGGAAATCTCGGAATCCGTCGCATACGGCGTACAGTCACGGATTCAGGAGGAAGTGAAAAACGGGGTTGCCATCCGCATGGCACTCTTCACATTGGTGCTGATGGGAGGGAAAGCCTGA